The segment ATGCTCAAGGGAAATGGAACCGTATCGATTTAATCGCCCTCTTTTATTTTGCCCTTTGGGGAAATCGCATTGATTTAAGCCTGTTTCCCACTGACGCCGGAGAGAGTCAGCGGATGAATATTGAAGCCTATCGCGAACAGGCAAATCTTTTAGTTGATCATACCCCCCAAATTGCCGATCACATTGCTCACCTGAAGGGAGTTCGCATCGATTTAATTGTGGATAATGCTGGGTTTGAGTTGTTCTGTGATTTATGTGTAGCTGACTTTTTCGTCAACAGTGGAATCGCTCAACCTGTTTACTTACATTTAAAGCCTCACCCAGTATTGGTGTCTGATGCCATGATTAAGGATGTTGACCACACAATTAACGTTCTCTGTCACCATAGCCATCAGGATGTCCAATCTTTAGGAAAACGTCTCAAAAATCATATTGACAACGGTAACATAATCTGCTGCGAGGATTCCTATTGGACAGCCCCCCTCGCCTTTTGGGATATGCCAGAATCATGGCGCAGTGAATTAAATCAATCCCAACTTGTGATGATTAAAGGAGATGCCAATTATCGCCGCTTACTAGGCGATCGCCAATGGGATTATACCACGCCCTGGGAAGACATTGTTTGCTATTTTCCCGCCCCATTTGCCGCCCTACGCACGTTCAAAGCTGAAGTCGCCGCCGGATTAAAACCGGCTCAAATTAAGCGATTGAATCAAGATGATCCGCAATGGTTAACCAATGGGCAATGGGGCGTCATTCAATTTTTCAACCCACGCCAGTAGGTTGGGTTGATGCTTCTTATTCAACACAATCTCAGCGTCAAGCCCTTACTACAAACCCAA is part of the Coleofasciculus chthonoplastes PCC 7420 genome and harbors:
- a CDS encoding damage-control phosphatase ARMT1 family protein, whose translation is MSPTKPCIPIPPPLMMSEEGSFAHQTLTQRWVTIIERAIASNNYPASITQNLENLRQELPYGIVRSLEDETQPDLEAWNTYMSPYQGKRWIDIPWYPAEVYLYRRILEATHYFQPGKWHRVDPFEPQKHSSLAKVMSAIETMSGKINTFVDAQGKWNRIDLIALFYFALWGNRIDLSLFPTDAGESQRMNIEAYREQANLLVDHTPQIADHIAHLKGVRIDLIVDNAGFELFCDLCVADFFVNSGIAQPVYLHLKPHPVLVSDAMIKDVDHTINVLCHHSHQDVQSLGKRLKNHIDNGNIICCEDSYWTAPLAFWDMPESWRSELNQSQLVMIKGDANYRRLLGDRQWDYTTPWEDIVCYFPAPFAALRTFKAEVAAGLKPAQIKRLNQDDPQWLTNGQWGVIQFFNPRQ